From one Chlamydiifrater phoenicopteri genomic stretch:
- a CDS encoding aspartate kinase: MSRVVVKFGGGSIRSVKSIRKVAEIIRGTPEAEVIVVSAFAGVTNMLSDLFVLSNKDRRLLLDKILLLHEQIASELRVPFFSNFFRNKIRDNLFCDGGVHPRKKAEVLSVGEDMSQAILANFFIKMGICTETLCARTLIITDAKYEKASPDLYAMRRLWSKRKSLPGVHYLIQGFLGATEHGETTLLGRGGSDYTAALVAEMIKADEVRLYKDVAGVYSVDPGYSSRAEVLSRLSFQEMEALSHRGAKVVYPPTLLPCMRANIPIRVLSTFDEDPTELLNKGTLISYEKGCLSSSTDTFDSRIRALAIRTRLVIVFIHLKKHEDKFKVHNFLETLSQKCFLDYMQHDDKSYAVVLEEIWFNRFCSRHRVFQKLASFADLNIIKNVSTLSLVGRGLSNLDYLSDAVRKLLQNVVSVVVLYQVGDTAFTVVVGDDEAFLTASLLHDELVRETSLV; this comes from the coding sequence ATGAGTAGAGTTGTAGTAAAGTTTGGCGGGGGGAGTATAAGATCCGTTAAGAGTATACGGAAGGTTGCAGAGATTATTCGTGGTACTCCCGAAGCAGAGGTGATAGTTGTCAGCGCCTTTGCTGGGGTTACGAATATGCTTTCGGATCTTTTTGTTCTTAGCAATAAGGATAGGAGGCTCCTTTTAGATAAGATTTTGCTTCTTCATGAGCAGATAGCTTCTGAGCTTAGAGTTCCTTTTTTTTCCAATTTTTTCCGAAATAAAATCCGAGACAATCTGTTTTGCGATGGAGGCGTACATCCAAGGAAAAAGGCTGAGGTCCTTTCCGTTGGAGAGGATATGTCTCAAGCTATCTTGGCAAATTTTTTTATCAAGATGGGCATTTGCACAGAAACTTTGTGTGCAAGAACTCTTATCATTACCGATGCTAAATACGAAAAAGCTTCTCCTGATCTTTATGCTATGAGAAGATTGTGGTCGAAAAGAAAGAGTTTGCCCGGAGTTCACTACCTCATACAAGGATTTTTAGGTGCGACAGAGCACGGAGAAACCACTCTTTTGGGCCGCGGTGGAAGTGATTATACAGCTGCACTGGTTGCTGAAATGATAAAAGCAGATGAAGTGCGTTTGTATAAAGATGTCGCTGGAGTATATTCTGTAGATCCTGGGTATTCTTCCCGAGCAGAAGTTCTCTCTCGACTTTCTTTTCAAGAGATGGAAGCGCTCTCCCATAGGGGGGCCAAAGTTGTGTATCCACCAACGTTGCTTCCTTGCATGAGAGCTAATATTCCCATTAGAGTGTTGTCTACCTTTGATGAAGATCCAACAGAGCTTTTGAATAAAGGGACATTAATATCTTATGAAAAGGGATGTCTAAGTTCTTCGACGGATACTTTTGATTCTCGAATAAGAGCTTTGGCTATTCGCACAAGGCTGGTGATTGTTTTCATCCACTTGAAAAAGCACGAAGATAAGTTCAAAGTTCACAACTTTCTAGAAACCTTGTCTCAGAAGTGCTTCCTAGATTATATGCAACATGATGATAAAAGTTATGCTGTGGTTTTGGAAGAGATATGGTTCAATAGGTTTTGTAGTAGACACAGGGTGTTTCAGAAGTTAGCATCTTTTGCAGATTTAAATATCATAAAAAACGTTTCTACTTTATCTTTGGTCGGCCGGGGCTTGTCCAATCTAGACTATTTGTCAGATGCTGTGAGGAAGCTATTGCAGAATGTGGTGTCGGTAGTTGTTCTGTACCAGGTTGGTGATACTGCATTCACTGTCGTGGTAGGAGATGATGAAGCCTTCTTGACTGCTTCTTTGTTGCATGATGAGCTTGTTAGAGAAACCTCGTTAGTTTGA
- the aroB gene encoding 3-dehydroquinate synthase: protein MTLPTQIFYQSPFSESFLDYLASFKCTVVCICDENIRKLYSDALLQTLYPLLTKDLILSFPPGEEFKNRTTLEKLQDSLIQLECSSNTLILGIGGGVVLDIAGFLASTFRRGVPFISIPTSLLAMVDASVGGKNGVNIKNIKNSIGTIYFPKSIWIDVNFSQTLSKEAYLEGFAEVIKHSFIHSPELLQFLFQNKHNLLNKDPATLNILVAKNNQIKTSVVASDLDGKCRRNILNFGHTLGHALEAFYSPKVSHGHAISLGMVLETALTMEISRRSSHFMLTQLKDSLQIFDLPTSFHELYEKNFLEAHLDPEKILSFMAHDKKNSTKRNPKFVLLNDIGKPEPFDGKFCCEIQEDIIFSFLKSQGL from the coding sequence ATGACCCTACCTACTCAAATATTTTACCAATCACCGTTCTCTGAAAGTTTCTTAGACTATCTTGCTTCTTTTAAATGCACTGTGGTGTGCATCTGTGATGAAAACATTCGGAAGCTATACTCTGATGCTCTTTTACAAACTCTTTATCCTCTCCTCACAAAAGACCTCATCCTTTCCTTCCCTCCCGGAGAGGAGTTCAAGAACAGAACAACATTAGAAAAATTACAAGACTCCCTAATCCAACTAGAGTGCTCTTCTAATACGCTAATCTTAGGGATCGGTGGCGGCGTAGTGCTAGATATTGCAGGGTTTTTAGCTTCTACTTTTCGGAGAGGAGTGCCCTTTATTTCCATACCAACCTCTTTGCTCGCTATGGTGGATGCTTCCGTAGGAGGGAAAAACGGAGTTAACATAAAGAATATAAAGAATTCTATAGGAACAATTTACTTTCCAAAATCTATTTGGATAGATGTAAATTTTTCTCAAACCCTTTCCAAAGAGGCCTATCTAGAAGGATTTGCTGAAGTAATCAAACACTCATTCATACACTCCCCAGAACTCTTACAGTTTTTGTTCCAAAATAAACATAATTTACTAAATAAAGATCCAGCCACTCTCAATATACTTGTAGCTAAAAACAACCAGATCAAAACTTCTGTAGTAGCCTCTGACTTGGACGGTAAATGTAGAAGAAACATCTTAAATTTTGGCCATACTTTAGGACATGCTTTAGAAGCTTTTTACTCTCCAAAAGTCTCTCATGGACACGCCATATCTTTGGGAATGGTTCTAGAGACAGCCTTAACAATGGAAATAAGCAGAAGGTCTTCCCACTTTATGCTCACGCAGTTGAAAGACTCTTTGCAAATTTTTGATCTCCCAACTTCTTTTCATGAATTATACGAAAAGAATTTTCTGGAAGCCCATCTTGACCCTGAAAAAATTCTCTCTTTTATGGCTCATGATAAAAAAAACTCTACCAAGAGAAATCCAAAGTTTGTGCTTCTAAACGATATTGGCAAACCGGAACCCTTCGACGGAAAGTTCTGTTGTGAAATACAGGAGGATATCATCTTCTCTTTTCTAAAATCTCAGGGGCTTTGA
- a CDS encoding type I 3-dehydroquinate dehydratase, which yields MSLLCAVISESSLSSIIRQIQRALCFADLLEFRLDKIFPNSEESINSVDFHVLRKIREVATVPIIINCPYKKQFHSLDAYLSLIKKLTSLRPDYLDIDVSVPSLPTSKILQCYKKIKVIRSTHLDQEDLHATTLPEIYFSMKRESFAHLHKVVIEANSSLKTLELFSQSLNLGKDLIFLCSGENGSSSRVLSPIRENPINYAYVPGYAPVANGQLSTKDLFRHNYRHLNKHSSILGLIGNPIKNSIGHIFHNYFLSKKRLNTCYLKLETPLEDLKEILRMVKVLPFKGLSVTAPLKSAILPFVDSASSFVKKVGAANTLVIQEGHIHAFNTDGIGCLRALQRLNIPLEKIAILGFGGAGRAIALAMASNGSKVSVYNRTINKFPYLSQEYPIQIFPLDDLYSTKTTYDLLISTLPPNISIDIPMHITNRFMDLTTFPRKSPNILLAQKKNIPIVYGYQMFFEQALDQIHLWFPNTLSSNTRKKLLKKTEYSLFFS from the coding sequence ATGTCTCTTCTTTGCGCCGTCATCTCAGAATCTTCACTAAGTTCCATCATCAGACAAATACAGCGTGCTTTATGTTTTGCCGACCTACTAGAGTTTCGATTAGATAAAATCTTTCCCAACTCCGAAGAATCTATAAACTCTGTAGACTTTCATGTTTTACGAAAGATTAGAGAAGTTGCTACTGTTCCTATAATCATTAATTGTCCATATAAGAAACAGTTTCACTCTTTGGATGCCTACCTATCTCTGATAAAAAAGTTAACTTCTCTCCGTCCAGACTATCTCGATATAGATGTCTCAGTCCCTTCACTTCCTACTTCAAAAATCTTGCAATGTTATAAGAAGATAAAAGTTATTCGCTCTACTCATCTTGACCAAGAGGATCTCCACGCCACAACACTTCCAGAAATTTATTTTTCTATGAAAAGAGAATCTTTTGCCCACCTACATAAAGTAGTTATTGAAGCTAATTCTTCTTTAAAAACCCTGGAACTATTCTCTCAGTCACTGAACCTAGGTAAAGATCTAATATTCTTGTGCTCAGGAGAAAACGGTTCTTCCTCTAGAGTCTTGTCTCCAATAAGAGAAAATCCTATAAACTATGCTTACGTTCCGGGATATGCCCCCGTTGCTAATGGGCAATTATCTACCAAGGATCTCTTCAGACATAACTACAGACACTTAAATAAGCATTCCTCAATCCTCGGCCTTATAGGAAATCCTATAAAAAACAGTATTGGACACATCTTTCACAACTATTTCCTATCGAAAAAACGACTTAACACTTGCTATTTGAAACTAGAAACCCCTCTAGAAGACCTCAAAGAGATCTTGCGAATGGTAAAAGTCCTCCCCTTTAAGGGATTGAGTGTAACAGCTCCACTAAAGAGTGCTATTTTGCCCTTTGTAGACTCTGCATCTTCTTTTGTCAAAAAAGTTGGCGCTGCAAATACTCTCGTCATACAAGAAGGTCACATCCACGCGTTTAACACCGATGGCATCGGATGTCTTCGCGCCTTACAACGATTAAACATTCCTTTGGAAAAAATAGCCATCCTAGGGTTCGGGGGAGCAGGAAGAGCCATTGCTCTAGCAATGGCTTCTAACGGATCAAAGGTTTCTGTGTACAATAGAACCATTAACAAATTTCCCTACCTATCCCAAGAATACCCTATTCAAATATTTCCCTTAGACGATCTTTACTCAACAAAAACCACCTACGACTTGTTAATTTCCACACTCCCCCCCAACATTTCTATAGACATACCAATGCACATAACAAATCGATTTATGGACCTAACCACTTTCCCTAGAAAATCCCCCAATATCCTGCTGGCGCAGAAAAAAAATATCCCCATCGTATATGGATACCAAATGTTCTTCGAGCAAGCACTAGATCAAATCCATTTATGGTTTCCTAACACCCTTTCTTCAAATACTCGTAAAAAATTACTAAAAAAAACTGAATACTCCCTCTTTTTCTCTTAA
- the aroA gene encoding 3-phosphoshikimate 1-carboxyvinyltransferase produces the protein MKYVVNPSTVSGETLAPPSKSHTLRAILFASLAHGTSTITNPLMSSDTEAMTDACKKLGAFLEIQQNHLVIHGNPQKFFNKPALINVGNSGITLRFLTAIAALSKYPITFTGDPFIRRRPMNPLLHSLQSAGAQINLGADTRKLFSISNLNTSSKINFSVDGSDSQFVSAYLIMLPLRKQDSTLSVLRPGELPWVNLTLDWLKKLEIKITTNDSRTLFTIPGSQRYRPFSYSVPGDFSSAAFLLGAILLAGDKTNSSVIHNLNLEDPQGDKKLFHLLQTAGADINFKKHSVFASSKQTWSGFSIDVNPFIDAVPILSVLALFAKTPSRIYNAGVAKTKECDRLECTAKELKKMGAKIFVRNNDELIIYPSKLKGTHVYSHNDHRLAMALTVAALKAKGSTVIHQSECVKKTFPNFLENLSKIGVTLHEES, from the coding sequence GTGAAGTATGTCGTTAACCCATCCACAGTATCTGGAGAAACTCTTGCCCCCCCATCAAAATCACACACATTAAGAGCTATATTGTTTGCCTCTTTAGCTCATGGAACATCGACTATCACCAACCCACTGATGTCTTCAGATACGGAAGCGATGACAGATGCTTGCAAAAAGCTTGGAGCCTTTCTTGAAATACAACAAAATCACCTAGTGATTCATGGAAATCCTCAGAAATTCTTCAATAAACCAGCCTTAATCAATGTAGGAAATTCTGGTATCACCTTGCGCTTTTTGACTGCTATAGCAGCTCTATCTAAATATCCCATCACGTTTACTGGAGATCCTTTTATCCGCAGAAGGCCCATGAATCCGCTACTTCATTCACTACAATCTGCTGGAGCACAGATAAATCTGGGGGCTGACACAAGAAAACTTTTTTCTATTTCCAACCTCAATACTTCTTCAAAAATTAACTTCTCAGTAGATGGCTCGGACTCTCAATTCGTTTCTGCATACCTAATAATGCTACCACTTCGAAAACAAGACTCTACTCTTTCCGTTCTAAGGCCTGGAGAACTTCCTTGGGTAAACCTAACGCTGGATTGGTTAAAAAAACTAGAAATTAAAATTACCACGAATGATAGTCGAACTCTATTTACAATACCTGGCAGCCAAAGGTACAGGCCTTTTTCTTATTCTGTCCCTGGAGATTTCAGCTCCGCAGCCTTCCTGTTAGGAGCTATTTTATTGGCTGGCGACAAAACGAACTCGAGCGTCATTCACAACCTAAATTTAGAAGATCCTCAGGGAGATAAAAAGCTTTTTCACCTTTTACAAACGGCTGGAGCTGACATCAATTTTAAGAAACACTCCGTCTTTGCCTCTTCAAAACAAACTTGGTCCGGATTCTCTATAGACGTTAATCCCTTTATTGATGCTGTGCCTATTCTTTCTGTCTTAGCATTATTTGCTAAAACTCCTTCTCGAATATACAATGCTGGAGTGGCAAAAACTAAAGAATGCGATCGATTAGAGTGCACAGCCAAAGAATTGAAAAAAATGGGCGCAAAAATCTTTGTCCGTAATAACGACGAACTGATAATTTACCCCTCAAAATTAAAAGGAACTCATGTGTATTCCCATAACGATCATAGACTAGCTATGGCGCTTACTGTTGCCGCGTTAAAAGCAAAAGGCTCTACCGTCATCCATCAATCCGAATGCGTGAAGAAAACTTTCCCAAATTTCTTAGAAAACTTGTCTAAAATTGGCGTCACTCTTCATGAAGAATCCTAA
- a CDS encoding Ulp1 family isopeptidase, with the protein MTQIPKTSLFTNQTPALPSSEKGDENLTAGKVLLVIAAIILVILTLGTILCCISFGELIGEPKVITLPPEQVHPKKKTIEELSKPAQQIIDRPFTTPRKRSPEAIPSPELLTKELDLTSLKQERLYPRLLKRMSPPLQFSTELIAEIVMSLAQKFPQLRGKEHWHSHPNDVHKHIERKIEAEEIFPDQLIPIPYLFSPTFTGGAANHWVLVALDMQLRKILYFNSLCNYTGQTELLKKLQETAELLSTSYPGDRPFTVENITANTTLQTDGVSCGAFTCWFLYNHLQNPLSSTQETYNRISSEKANRLLQQFREHMAAAVLHARRFLSDDDREWYEAENS; encoded by the coding sequence ATGACACAAATTCCAAAAACTTCTCTATTCACTAACCAAACGCCCGCCCTTCCCTCTTCTGAAAAGGGGGATGAAAACCTAACTGCAGGAAAGGTTTTGTTAGTAATAGCTGCTATAATCCTAGTGATCCTCACCCTGGGAACCATCTTGTGTTGCATTTCCTTTGGCGAGTTAATAGGCGAACCCAAGGTTATAACACTTCCTCCAGAACAAGTACACCCTAAGAAAAAAACTATTGAAGAGTTATCAAAACCAGCACAACAAATCATCGATCGCCCTTTCACTACTCCAAGGAAAAGATCTCCTGAAGCGATCCCCTCTCCAGAGCTTCTGACAAAAGAGTTAGATCTCACCTCCCTCAAGCAAGAACGTCTTTACCCACGCCTGTTAAAACGGATGTCCCCACCCTTACAATTCTCCACCGAGTTAATAGCAGAGATAGTTATGTCTCTAGCTCAAAAGTTTCCGCAACTGCGTGGTAAAGAGCACTGGCACTCTCACCCTAACGATGTTCACAAACATATCGAGAGAAAAATAGAGGCCGAGGAAATCTTCCCAGACCAGCTCATCCCTATACCCTATCTATTTTCTCCTACTTTTACGGGAGGAGCAGCCAATCATTGGGTCCTTGTCGCTCTAGATATGCAATTAAGAAAAATACTCTACTTCAATAGTTTATGCAATTACACCGGGCAAACAGAACTTCTGAAAAAACTTCAAGAAACTGCGGAATTATTGTCTACTAGCTATCCGGGGGACCGGCCTTTTACTGTAGAAAATATAACAGCAAACACAACGCTACAAACAGATGGTGTCTCTTGCGGAGCCTTCACCTGCTGGTTTTTGTACAATCACCTCCAGAATCCCCTTTCTAGCACTCAAGAAACCTACAACAGAATCTCATCTGAAAAAGCAAATCGTTTGCTGCAACAATTCCGAGAACACATGGCCGCAGCAGTCCTACACGCAAGAAGGTTTCTCTCAGACGACGACAGAGAATGGTACGAAGCTGAAAATAGTTAA
- a CDS encoding 4-hydroxy-tetrahydrodipicolinate reductase — protein MILNRRSLLRLEVKVVGVIGVTGRAGSCVACHVRKSLQFHLGKGVGRKKETPFPLGSLEEVIAESDFLIDFSSPELVHELLEKLKDRPKPIAICTTNLDLYEGRIAELIDLLSKKTLVVIAPNVSFGACVQSFLVSLLARVLDDEYDIHIHDEHHRSKKDAISGTSRALVDTIVRIKKDFWNADYSYGLPKEGGRIDNFVELSSSRSGGIFSNHEVSFTSSRESLSVVHKVCDKEAFAYGVEKILEWMNKNLGKVGTYGMTDVFGLKKRFFNMK, from the coding sequence ATGATTTTAAATAGACGTTCCCTTTTGAGGTTAGAAGTGAAAGTAGTCGGCGTTATCGGTGTTACGGGGCGGGCGGGTAGTTGCGTTGCTTGCCATGTTAGGAAGTCTTTGCAATTCCATTTAGGTAAGGGAGTTGGAAGAAAGAAGGAGACTCCCTTTCCTCTAGGTTCCTTAGAAGAAGTTATCGCTGAGAGTGACTTTCTAATAGATTTTTCTTCTCCAGAGCTTGTGCATGAACTTTTGGAAAAACTAAAAGATAGGCCCAAACCTATTGCAATATGCACGACAAATTTAGACTTATACGAAGGGCGGATAGCAGAACTTATAGATCTTTTATCTAAAAAAACTTTGGTAGTTATTGCTCCAAATGTTTCTTTTGGTGCCTGTGTGCAAAGTTTTTTAGTTTCCTTGCTAGCAAGGGTCCTAGATGACGAGTACGATATACATATTCATGATGAGCATCACAGAAGCAAAAAAGACGCTATTTCTGGGACTTCTAGGGCTCTCGTAGACACTATTGTACGAATAAAAAAAGATTTTTGGAATGCAGATTACAGCTATGGGCTTCCTAAAGAAGGTGGTCGAATTGATAACTTTGTAGAATTAAGTTCTTCAAGGTCTGGAGGAATCTTTAGTAATCACGAAGTATCGTTTACTAGTTCTAGAGAATCCCTCTCTGTTGTTCACAAAGTTTGTGATAAGGAGGCTTTTGCTTATGGAGTGGAAAAGATTTTAGAGTGGATGAACAAGAATTTAGGTAAAGTAGGGACTTATGGTATGACAGATGTTTTCGGTTTAAAAAAACGCTTCTTCAATATGAAATAA
- the aroC gene encoding chorismate synthase, with protein MNKNSFGKIFSFTTWGESHGESMGVVIDGCPSGIPLREEDFFPAMRRRAPGNSPFTSPRKEPDIVRILSGTFEGKTTGTPISLFIQNLHHNTKEYDQVKNVYRPGHASLGYSQKYGIYDYRGGGRSSARETVCRVAAAVVAKKLLDHYDVQVLAYLSSVGDSEKIPCPEVFSISLRDATYNSPIFCPEKELEKVFCANLQEIRSQQDSLGGIVGFVTSPIPPGIGEPVYAKLPARLAEAMFSIPGVKGFEIGEGFSSSQYTGSNFTDEIGVINGEPCMKSNRCGGCLGGISVGTPLIGAVAFKPTSSIGKPLNTVSCDNKATPLSFHPQSSRHDPCIAIRAVPVVEAMINLVLADLILWHRCTRL; from the coding sequence ATGAATAAAAACTCTTTCGGAAAAATTTTTTCATTCACTACCTGGGGAGAGTCTCATGGAGAGTCTATGGGCGTAGTGATAGATGGATGCCCTTCGGGAATACCTCTAAGGGAAGAAGATTTCTTTCCAGCTATGCGTCGCAGAGCACCAGGCAACTCTCCCTTCACATCCCCAAGGAAAGAACCTGATATTGTACGCATCCTTTCAGGAACTTTTGAAGGAAAAACAACAGGAACACCTATATCCCTCTTCATCCAAAATCTTCATCACAACACAAAAGAATACGACCAAGTAAAAAATGTTTATAGGCCAGGACACGCTAGCCTCGGATACAGCCAAAAATACGGAATCTATGATTACCGAGGAGGAGGAAGGTCTTCAGCAAGAGAAACCGTCTGTAGAGTGGCCGCAGCAGTTGTAGCAAAAAAACTATTAGACCATTACGACGTACAAGTTTTAGCTTATCTATCTTCTGTCGGTGACTCAGAAAAAATCCCCTGCCCAGAAGTTTTTTCTATCTCCCTGCGTGATGCCACCTACAACTCACCCATATTCTGTCCTGAGAAAGAATTAGAAAAAGTGTTCTGTGCCAATCTACAAGAGATACGCTCTCAACAAGATTCTCTAGGAGGGATTGTTGGATTCGTAACCTCCCCCATCCCGCCAGGTATTGGCGAGCCTGTCTATGCCAAACTCCCAGCTCGCTTGGCAGAGGCCATGTTTAGTATCCCCGGAGTCAAAGGGTTTGAAATCGGCGAAGGATTTTCTTCTTCGCAATACACGGGATCAAACTTCACAGACGAAATCGGCGTAATCAACGGGGAACCTTGCATGAAAAGTAATCGCTGTGGCGGTTGTCTGGGTGGTATCTCTGTCGGAACTCCTTTAATTGGAGCCGTAGCTTTTAAGCCAACCTCCTCCATAGGGAAACCTCTAAACACTGTCTCTTGCGACAACAAAGCCACTCCTCTTTCTTTTCATCCACAATCTTCTAGACACGATCCCTGCATAGCTATCAGAGCCGTTCCTGTAGTAGAAGCTATGATCAACTTAGTACTAGCTGACTTAATTTTATGGCATAGGTGTACCCGGCTTTGA
- a CDS encoding shikimate kinase gives MFVICGLPRIGKTSLGRQLSKKLCLPLVDLDLCCENTYLYIYKKAFSCTQIVQTHQELFFRELETFCLTLVGQHYQPSVISLGGGTLTHAQSIPLVKNLGTLIHIEIPFREYLATNSRRLPETLRNSPSNELESHLKSRNFLFKRLADITFSYDLSLSPRENSENLINILKKNSLLRTFPDTLPTSALATNV, from the coding sequence ATGTTCGTCATTTGTGGTCTTCCCAGAATCGGAAAAACTTCTTTAGGAAGGCAGCTGTCAAAAAAACTCTGCCTTCCCTTAGTAGATTTGGATCTTTGTTGCGAAAACACTTACCTGTACATCTATAAGAAAGCTTTCTCCTGCACGCAGATTGTACAAACACATCAAGAGCTATTCTTTCGCGAACTAGAAACTTTTTGTCTGACACTCGTTGGCCAACATTATCAACCATCTGTAATATCCTTAGGAGGAGGGACCCTAACACACGCTCAATCCATACCCTTAGTAAAAAACCTAGGCACCCTAATACACATTGAAATTCCCTTTAGGGAATATTTGGCTACTAACAGTCGAAGATTACCCGAAACATTGAGAAACTCCCCCTCGAACGAACTAGAAAGCCATCTAAAATCTAGAAATTTTCTTTTCAAAAGACTAGCTGACATTACCTTCTCCTACGATCTTTCTTTATCTCCAAGAGAAAATTCTGAAAATCTCATCAATATCTTGAAAAAAAACTCTCTATTGAGGACCTTCCCTGACACTTTACCGACATCAGCGCTAGCAACAAATGTATGA
- the dapA gene encoding 4-hydroxy-tetrahydrodipicolinate synthase: MACVTPFLDSGAIDYSSLSRVLRMGESASGGILLLGSTGEGLSLSFPERLRIVQYTCEQELSVPIFVGVSGIDILGAEIFIQKCNRLPIQGYLLTTPIYSKPGVFGQLSWFRRLMHQTTLPVILYNIPSRSGVSIYPEVIRTLQIEPNFYGIKDASGRPSFYSEFLTGPSACTLFCGDDILVEDFLKIGAKGWINVAGNVWPEIVSKYYNYLRQNFIDIRMDDFPWREACSLLSSGGNPVSVKAVLEKLGVIASATVREPLNVADFVRYKDIESVHQKLTNWSVFLDAACTT; encoded by the coding sequence GTGGCGTGTGTGACCCCTTTTTTAGACTCTGGTGCAATAGATTACAGTTCTTTATCACGAGTGCTCCGTATGGGAGAATCTGCCTCAGGAGGAATCTTACTGTTGGGAAGTACAGGGGAAGGGTTGTCGCTGTCTTTTCCTGAGAGACTACGAATTGTGCAGTATACTTGCGAACAAGAGCTTTCTGTTCCCATTTTCGTGGGCGTGTCGGGCATAGATATTCTTGGCGCAGAAATTTTTATACAGAAGTGTAATCGTCTACCCATACAAGGATATCTTTTGACAACGCCTATTTATTCTAAACCGGGCGTTTTTGGACAACTGTCATGGTTTAGGAGATTAATGCATCAAACAACGCTTCCAGTTATTTTGTATAATATTCCTAGTAGAAGTGGAGTTTCTATATATCCTGAAGTTATTAGAACTTTGCAGATAGAGCCTAATTTTTACGGCATTAAAGATGCTTCCGGTCGACCTTCTTTTTATTCGGAGTTTTTAACAGGCCCTTCAGCGTGTACCCTTTTTTGTGGTGACGATATTTTGGTAGAGGATTTCCTAAAAATTGGAGCTAAAGGTTGGATTAATGTAGCTGGAAATGTTTGGCCAGAAATTGTTTCTAAGTATTACAACTATCTGAGACAGAACTTTATTGATATAAGGATGGATGATTTTCCCTGGAGAGAGGCCTGTTCCCTACTGTCTTCGGGGGGGAATCCTGTGTCTGTAAAAGCTGTGTTAGAAAAACTAGGCGTGATAGCTTCTGCGACTGTTAGAGAGCCTTTGAATGTTGCAGATTTTGTTCGTTACAAGGATATAGAATCTGTGCATCAAAAATTAACAAACTGGTCTGTATTTTTAGATGCTGCCTGCACAACTTAG
- the asd gene encoding aspartate-semialdehyde dehydrogenase, giving the protein MVIRSEDELSKIPVGILGATGSVGQKFVSLLADHPFFRVVSLMGSDRSVGRKFGELVPNLSGFIPQKLLAMEVQPSEPRGEYSLVFSGLPSEVASQQEVLFASSGCFVISNASSHRMEAKVPLLIPEVNADHLQLLDSSLGSIVTNPNCSVVAIVAALKPLVDAFGVSDVQIVTMQAVSGSGYPGVSAYDVLGNVIPYIPGEEEKVETEPAKILGKFCRKAKVIQPYPINVSACCTRVPVLDGHTACVSVKLRTPASRKEIIDAWENYSGEPQEFSLPSAPKKFLYYLEDLFGPQPVRHSRIERGMSIIIGRLCKSSVLDWKFVVVSHNTIRGAAGGAILNAELMLQKGLLAHCLEGSSHDVGSEAARLV; this is encoded by the coding sequence ATGGTTATTCGAAGTGAGGATGAACTATCGAAGATTCCTGTAGGAATTTTAGGAGCTACAGGCTCTGTAGGTCAGAAATTTGTGAGTCTGTTAGCAGATCATCCTTTTTTTCGAGTGGTCTCTCTTATGGGGTCTGATCGTTCCGTAGGAAGGAAGTTTGGAGAGTTGGTTCCTAATCTTTCGGGTTTTATTCCTCAAAAATTATTAGCTATGGAAGTACAGCCCAGTGAGCCTAGGGGAGAGTATTCTCTAGTTTTTTCTGGATTACCTTCAGAGGTTGCTTCACAACAGGAGGTGCTCTTCGCTTCATCAGGCTGCTTCGTTATTTCCAATGCTTCAAGCCATCGAATGGAAGCAAAGGTGCCTTTGTTAATACCTGAAGTAAATGCTGATCATTTACAGCTTTTGGATAGTTCGTTAGGGAGCATTGTTACGAACCCCAATTGTTCGGTTGTCGCAATAGTTGCTGCTCTTAAACCTCTGGTAGACGCGTTCGGGGTGTCTGACGTTCAGATTGTTACAATGCAGGCAGTTTCTGGTTCCGGATATCCTGGAGTCTCAGCGTATGATGTCCTAGGGAATGTCATTCCTTATATACCTGGAGAAGAAGAGAAGGTAGAGACCGAACCAGCCAAAATTTTGGGAAAATTTTGTCGGAAGGCTAAAGTTATACAGCCATATCCGATTAACGTAAGTGCTTGTTGTACTAGAGTTCCTGTGTTAGATGGTCATACTGCCTGTGTTTCCGTAAAATTACGAACACCTGCGTCTCGAAAAGAGATCATAGATGCTTGGGAGAACTATTCTGGGGAGCCTCAAGAATTTTCCTTGCCTAGTGCTCCTAAAAAGTTTTTATATTACCTGGAGGATCTCTTTGGACCTCAGCCTGTAAGACATTCTAGGATTGAGCGAGGAATGTCCATAATCATTGGTCGGTTATGCAAAAGTTCGGTATTAGACTGGAAGTTTGTTGTGGTTTCTCATAATACTATTCGTGGTGCCGCTGGCGGAGCTATTCTAAATGCAGAATTGATGTTGCAGAAGGGACTGCTAGCACATTGCCTTGAGGGATCCTCCCATGATGTAGGGTCAGAGGCTGCTCGGCTTGTTTAG